The nucleotide sequence tatatatatatatatatatatatataattttattattactaatcaagtcttttttgatattattttttctcgtttgatatacatatttgtcataatttcacatcacTTGGAGTATTTATTGATCGTTTGAGTATATGCTCGTATTATTTTAAACgtgtctttgaaaattttttctcaataattataatttcaactttctctctaatatttttatttattattttattcattCTCATATGTCTATATATCTATTGTAACATTATACCTCCGCAattctcatcttctactcatatatgtgattttatagatttttttttaaatttagaagtatTTAACGGTCATATAAAAGCTTAAAAATGTTGAACGCGTTACAAGTGTTAAAAGCTTCAAATAATTGCATCTCATCATCCGTAATTACAAGGAACTAATAAAGACTAAGGCTACAACGAGATTTCGAGTATGTGTGAAGTTCAATCTCCTTGCAACGACAAGAGGTGATTATAGGGAACGAAGAGGATGTGAAAGCAAAAAGTCAagaaaaatgataataaaaagatCCAAGAGAAAAAATAACTACATTATCTCTACCACAATCCATGCTTTATTGAGACTTTCTTGGCAAAGATAGAAAGGATGGTTTGAGCAATGGAAAGATTGAATAATTAGATCTTGAGACAGTGTATCAAGATTCTTATGTCCTCTTATTTTTATCCCCGAGATTATGGTACAATAATAAGATATTTAAGTTATCATCTACGTATTCACGATTCGAACTTCAGTTATAgtgaatttgtaagaatttttccttcaaatggggCAAGAAACTAAAGGATGCTGGGATTCTAGGCTGCTCGGTATGAGTACTTCCCGATTCCCCCTGGTGGttggtgggaaacttccgtgaaGTCGGGCCGATCACCCCAGGCTCGACGTTACTCAGcctgattaaattttttttttgtgtccTTATATTTTTTCATCGATCAAACGACCATGATATTCTTGTGATGCGCACTACATCCTTAAGATATGATTTAATCCTTTCGATCGATGAAATGACATGAGGACATAAGAATCTTAGAATAGAAGATCTGATCTCGTGAATAACTATGagttagatatttttaaaaatagtttttttaaaaaataaaagttgaTTGTAAATGGCTGAGAGTAGTGTGTAATTTATGAAATTTGAAGAGTAAAGGAAAAATAAGATTAATTAGTGCTAAAGGAAACatataatttccttaaataacggTCACTTGCAAGGAGGAAAAAAAACTATTGAAGAAATAATTGATTTAAAGAAGTGAATTGAGAGTTAGGGACGTTTCATAATGGATATTGTTATCATGAAATAAGGgtgatattaaaatttttaaaacttaacggTAAAAGTGGGAAATCATGCGAGCGGACAGTACAGGCCTGGTTTCGTGCATGATAGGAAAAAATGAGCAACAATCGCCCACCGTGGGGCTCGAACCCACGACCACGCCTTGCGCTCTACCAACTGAGCTAGACGGGCAGTTGATTACTTTTCCAACTATTATTTCTTGATTACTATAAAACTATTTATTAAAGATCATTCATTGCTATTGAATTATTTATAcaagaaaaaatttatttatttatttattagatcCATGCATTTTGACAAGATAAATTATagtcaaaatttaaataaaataataatgtgCTAAAAAGGTTAATAATTTGTGttgtataaaattaatttattggaCTGATAAAAATTATGAGAATTaaataaatatgatataaaaaattaatatatcaaATGAAATTATCtttgtcaataataataataataataattcaagtCAACCCAATTATACATTCAAATTGCATCATCTCACTTTCAATTTTTCTCCAAAACTTAATTCAACCTAAGTAAAACCAAACTAAAtcaaatcaaaccaaattaaaTCTAAATCGAATCAAGCCATCTCTGCCTTAGCCGAGCATCACCAGGCCGAGCATGACCCATCGACACCTCTATGCTTGTATAAGTAAAGAAATATTCATGATAAAATTCAAATGGCTAAAAGGATACTTCATCCCTCTCGCATTAGAATATACAATATACATGAAACCTTCATGAATCCATAGTTAAAATACACATTATTCATCCCCACAAGGTTGTGAAACAAGAAGGCTCACACATGCCATGAACTTCGAAGTACAGTCGAAAGCAATGTTCCCCGAGCACTTGTGCGTGCCCGGGAACTTCAACAGCTCTTCGCAGCGAGGATATATGATTCTACTGGACTAGAGAACTTTGAAGCTTTACATATACAACCTGCTCATAAAACCTTCTAGTCCTGTAGAACAAAATCAATGCGACAATGGAACCTAGAATGGTCACCAAAGCCATGATCATGAAGGATAGCATGAAGCAATGTTGGCCCAAGCACTCGTGTGCGCCTGAGGACTTTGAAGCTTCCATATCGTAGATGTATCCCACGACTCTAACAGAGAGGATATATGATCCGACTGGACTTGCAATCGCTATAGTATTAAAGATGGTGCCGAAGTGCCTGAGTCCAAATAATTCAGATGTGATGCTAGGCATCAGTGCCCACTGAGAGCCATAGCAGATGCCGACCAGCACAGAACCCATGTACAGAGAACCTGGAAGGCCAGTCGAGATGAGTGCATGACCAGCACTCATGAGCATGAGTGTCAGCGAAATGAATAAAGGCCGCGGCCAACCTTTATTATGGAGGAAGTAATCGGAGATGTAGCCGCTGCCGAATCGACCAAGGAAGTTCCAAATGCTCCATAGAGAAACCAGGGTACTCGTCTCTGTAGCCATGTAACCGAGAGCTCCTCCAATTTGACTGATGTTGTCTACGGTGGCCAATCCAGAACCCATGCCACATGCCATGGCTATAAACAATAACCAAAAGTCGCATGTCAACATGGACTGTGTTAGGTTGAAATTGTCTCCTCTTTGCAGTAGGATCAAATCTTGGTCTAACGGGTCATGTCCAGTCCCAGAAGCTAATCTGTTTGGTAAAATAGGATCATCATGCTTTACTATCAGAGTGGCTCTTTCATGAAGAAAATCTGCATCAAGCATCTTTGCTTCTGTCATCTGAGCTTTCATCACAACAGCTGTTGGAGACAAGAGCATCATCATGAGAACTGTAAATATCACTATCTGAGCTACTGATCCCATTCTTAGTATGCTCTCTCCAATTATAACAAGCATAAGATAACCAGCAACTATCATAGCAATGAGTGAAAATGCATCCAGAAATTTCTTCTCGCATACACTCTTTCTATGATCAACTTTAACAATGGGCATTAATAGTAATGTGAGGATATTTGGCAACAATGCAAGAATCAGTATGAAAGATGTTGGGTTTTCGTTGAACATTGTCTGATATATCTGGATCAGTATTGCTCCACTAAGACCCAGAAAACCCTGCACAATAAAAAGACATTAGATCTTGAGGATGCCGATGATAATGAACTCAGACACCTATTTGGTTATTCAAAGAGGGATTGTCAGGACAAACATGCTAATAAGTGGGCCAAAAGAATCACAAACTATAATCAAGATCTTCTGGTCTTAGGAAATATGACTTATGCCGCCACACTCATTCTTGTTTTTTTAGGGAAAAGGCAAAACGTTTGTagtattatagatattatttgtGTATCGCTACACACGCATAAAGCATAGTTCCATTTGTTTGAGCATCCTGAGTGCGGGATTACATTATTTAAAGGTTATTCAAAATACAACATTTTCATTATAATAAACATTCATCCTTAATCAATCAACCATCAGGTCTAATAACCAATATCCCTATTGAGCTGTTTGGGAAATTATATTTCATTCTCCTAAGCACGTTGATTATCTTACTTGTTAAAGCTCGTTAAAATTTGGTTAACTATCATTATTCTAGATGTTAATAGAAAGCTAAAAGATGATCCAATCAATACACTCATACAAGATTGCTACTAATAATCTAATAAGGTTAGTAATATTTGCTTGAAGCTTGGATCGGCAAGTCCTATGTTTCAGCTCCGAGCTATAATTCAGCAAATGTGAATTGGGCAAATGGATTCTCCTATTCATCTAGATCTCTATTATTACTAGAATCGTTAGGGAAAACGATATCATGGCTTATGAGAAATCAACAGGGGGAATTAAACCCTGTAAAGCAAATATATAAGCAACGAAGAGAAATCAACATCGAGTCTACAAATCCTGTACAGCAAAGAAGTGCTCCAGTTATTGCCTAAACATGGAATTTTACGACTATCATTTGAAAGCTGTTAAAGATTACGAAAAAATGTGATCCTACAACAAAGTTGATGAATTGGAATTAAATCATATTAGAGAACAAGCTATCATCTTTAGCAGAGATATTGAGAGGGTACCAAGCGCAGTTTTGCACAAGATTACTCAAGTTTAGCTCCTATACTTGATCAAGGGGAATAACTTCTGTGCATAAAAAACGAAATTGTTCCTGTTCTTACCAAAACATGGAATTTTACAGTTATCATTTGAAAGTCAACGTGTTCATAAGTACTAAACTGTTCCAGTTTACGAAGAAATGTTGTCCCCCAACAAAGCCAATAAAGTGATTAAGTCATATTGCAGAACAAGTTATCATCTTTAGCCATGACCTTGAGAAGGTAGAAAACGTGGTTTTTACttaaagagacaaaaaaaaatatgaaactaaatgATGCGGATGGTAAGTAAGGGCGGAGGACCCTTGACCCGGTCATCAGGGAGTTATGTGGCAGTATCCGACATaatcgcccccagcgcccccgcctcTTAATGAGCCTTGAATGAGAGGAGTCGCTAGGGATCTCTCTATAAAGGCAAGGAGGCATCTCTCGCCGGGGCAACTCCCTACGAACCATGTTTGTTACTCTCCGCAAGAAATAAGAAATCTAAGAGAAGGCTCGACGTCAACATTCTTTATGCCAGAATGAGATTTTCAAACCGGAACACTAGAATTGTCGGAATGGAGTgaaaattttaatcaaattgCTCATATAATTGTCGATTTGACCTTTTCGATCCCTAGAATGTCAATCTTTGATTCAAGAATCAaaatcagagaaggagaatttaaGGATATCCTGCATGATGTTCGAGTATATAATCGCAACATCGATCTCTATCGAAGAAAAATCCTAAATGAATCCCTAAAGTTGTGGAAGGAATCGATTACCTTCATGATGCCGATTGCAGTTCCCCGGCTCCCCGGAAAGTTCTCGACCGCCGTGACCACGTTGGCGGTGTTGAAGAACGTCTGGGCGTGCGACGCCAGAAGCATGTAGAAGCACATCAGCGCCGGCGGTGGCCGAGCGACGTAGCCGGCCACGGAGAGCCACATGAAAAAGTACCCCACGAAGCACTGCGCCGCCCCGGCGAGGTGAACGATCCAAGGCCGCTCGTGAACGGAAGGAGACGAGATGAGGAGGCCGGAGAGCACGCCGATGTTGGCGCCTATGTTTTTGAAGAAGGCGACGGAGTCGAGGGTGGATTGATCGTAGCCCTGCGACGCCTTCAGCGCCGGCGAGTAGACTCCGAAGCAGTAGGATCCGCCGGTGGAGCACTGGATCCACGTGCTCGCGGCCATCGCCGCCCATTTGCTCCGCCCCGAGGTGGCGGTGGCGATTGGCATGGCGTTGTAGCTTTCGCCTCTCGAAGCCTCTGCATTTCTTATTGCGTCTTCTTTCTTTACGTGGCAACTTTGTGTTTGCTTATTTTGGCAGACGCTGTAGCACGACACACGCATTCACTGGATGGTTTCCGTCCAAGAAGAACCTGCAATTTATGGCCACGATGGTGTCCGCTAATTGAACAATTCTGATGGCCAGATTAGATGTTCAAGAAAAGTTGACTTGGACTGAATCCTTGTTTGCGACAGATGGATGCCAACTCTCCCGTCCAAGAAGAACCTGCAATTTATGGGCACGATGGGGTCCGCTAATTGAACGGTTCTGATGGCCAGATTAGATCTTCAAAAAAAGTTGGCTTGGACTGAATCCTTGTTTGCGACAGCTGGATGCCAACTCTCTCTTCGATAATTTATCAATATTGTTAAgcataaaaataatgaaattaattataaaaaatgtATTTAAGTAACAACATATTGTTTACACAGTCACAGATATGTTTGTGGAGTTATGATTATTGgaaatttttctctaatttactgtATGTTATTTAGTGTAGGTAAAGCAAGAGCAGCGTTTTTTTCCTTGGACAGGATAGGTATGTTTCGAAGTTAATAAACAAGTGTTTGGGTAGAACTTAGATTTTAATTACAGGATAGGTCTGGTTTCGAAGTTAATAAACAAGTGTTGGGTAGAACTTAGATTTTAATTatataaaagtatttttaaatgtttacgaatataatttctattttagtttttataatttttatttaaaaagttaGAAGtaagaatttaatatttttttagttctataatttgatatttaaaagttaaaagttaGAAGTACATTTAtgtatttaataaatttattattttacataattattactatatttttttttatcttaataaatttatcattttacataATTATCACTATaattttatgatattttattttttaaaaatattttatatttttatataatttatatttctaaaatttgtatacATATTTTTGTGTATCTatataaattttatcattttttatttataattttttaataatttttatatttttattataaaaaaataattttatttaaaatataataataattatataaacaaatAGTGGATCAAAATTATagttagataattaaaaaatattaatttatataatttaaggaTATTGGTGTCATTTAACTAACAGTTAAGCTTGAAAGTAATTGTTCATCAAACACTCTAGCTTTTGGcttctattttcaaatatttcataTTTTAGCTTTGTCGGGCCTTTTATGCCCGGCTAGAGGTGGATGAATAACCGATTACTCACTTCTTCCCTTAGCTTCCTACGTTTGTTAGCGCAACGAAGTaccaaaacaaataaagaaaaactaaaacttaaaggcaataaacaaaacaatcaaacctctaacacatTGATTTACATGGTTTGAAGATTAAGACTCCTATTCCATAGTTGTCAGTAAGGTGGATAGTCCCTCAATCCATCAGTGGATTAATCCTCGAAACTTCGGCTAGCTCAATGCTCCTTGTCGATGGAGAAACCTTACCATAAGTTGATCAAGATCTCTTGGATTATCTCTTAGCATGGGAGACTCTATTAGGGGTTAACCATCTCTAATTTCGTCACCCAAGTCAGCCACCTCGatctccattatatagagcttgggaaaAATAACCAAGCTGTTTCTactgttaccaatcgactggttctCTGTGGAATTCGATCGTTACAactccaacggctcgataccagttgactggtgccagGATCAGTCGACCGGTCCACTTCGGTTGAGAGAACAAAAATATTCTGTTCTCTcctcagtcgactggtacatacatcagtcgactggtaaacccGAAACCTAGTGTTTACCCCAAGTACATTCTCTCAGCACTCGCCCTTACCTGCATAACCTTGACTTTACCTTCTACCCTCTTCCATTAGCCTTGCGTCTCTCAGATGCTTCCCTATCCTTCACACTTTActttcaagagcttccttcggtctTATCCTTGTTATAGGTCTTCCATTGccaaatcacacttggacttacgttgccaatgttagaatgtatactaaaagcctagccttttgtataaatatttatttagaaataatagtcacattggtcaaatgtttcatttatgctaagtgtagttgttcaattaatttatattgtagataacatggtgtgtgatgtcacacacagaagatcatgttatcagttccttataaattataaacagttgcacacaaccaagatagaatgagacaaaccataggagtggttgtagtgtaattaggtattaatttatcttgactaataaattacactagtacactatgagtgtattgagcaggaccatttgaggtagtttcttattatattgactatataaaagaacaatacctctgttattatggaagtgtgtactcttaatcatgatataataacaagcacatatacttaatatttatttctttaatttatcaaagggtgcgatttagctcgttaaatcaataggcccgataagttgggaaatgatattatttatatagtgtgttgttgattattgaatgaaactgtgtcctagtaatctaggttgatgatgtccccttgaggagctcataaggattgtcatgtaaatcttgtaggtggacttagtctgacatgacaataaggttgagtggtactcctcttggagttagatattaattaagtgagttgtcagtaactcatttaattagtggacattcgatatcttaaacacagggagattaacacactcatgataagaaggagcccatatagtaatatgtgattggttcggtagttcaataataactctttagtggtatgagttattattgatgaactcgagttgggtgttcagggcgaacacgagaagctcaagttcatcgggagaccaaaaccaattcctcctctcggtccctgtcatagcctcttatttataaagtcgtatatccacccaaacccaacttcttacccaccttaaggtggtcggccaagcctaacttggagcccaagctagggccggccaaaccaaggctagatgggttcaagtggtggccgaccctagcttggagtccaagtagggtggccgaccacattagattaaaagaagttttaaattttaaatctttccttgtgtggaagccatggttttaaaagagttttaaaaaaattataaatctttccttttatagcttttaacaaaggattaagagaaaagtttaatatctttccttatttgtagtcaaaagaaagattttaatttttgataaaactttcctttttgtaacaatccccatgattttaaaagagagtt is from Zingiber officinale cultivar Zhangliang chromosome 7B, Zo_v1.1, whole genome shotgun sequence and encodes:
- the LOC122005839 gene encoding protein NUCLEAR FUSION DEFECTIVE 4-like codes for the protein MPIATATSGRSKWAAMAASTWIQCSTGGSYCFGVYSPALKASQGYDQSTLDSVAFFKNIGANIGVLSGLLISSPSVHERPWIVHLAGAAQCFVGYFFMWLSVAGYVARPPPALMCFYMLLASHAQTFFNTANVVTAVENFPGSRGTAIGIMKGFLGLSGAILIQIYQTMFNENPTSFILILALLPNILTLLLMPIVKVDHRKSVCEKKFLDAFSLIAMIVAGYLMLVIIGESILRMGSVAQIVIFTVLMMMLLSPTAVVMKAQMTEAKMLDADFLHERATLIVKHDDPILPNRLASGTGHDPLDQDLILLQRGDNFNLTQSMLTCDFWLLFIAMACGMGSGLATVDNISQIGGALGYMATETSTLVSLWSIWNFLGRFGSGYISDYFLHNKGWPRPLFISLTLMLMSAGHALISTGLPGSLYMGSVLVGICYGSQWALMPSITSELFGLRHFGTIFNTIAIASPVGSYILSVRVVGYIYDMEASKSSGAHECLGQHCFMLSFMIMALVTILGSIVALILFYRTRRFYEQVVYVKLQSSLVQ